Genomic window (Paenibacillus sp.):
TGGTTTCCCTTCGGAAGGAGGTGAAGCCATGGAAGTTAAAGATGCAATAACTATCATGATCGCATTCGCAACGTTTGTCATTGCACTTTTAACATACGTCGGGAACAACTACAGGAGAAAGTAAAAACCCACCCCAAGGTTCGCGGCCGAAGGTGGGTTTTGCCCGTTCAGCTCGGAAGGGAAACCCGTCCAAGCCAGTTGTACAGGCCAAGCGTTCCAGCGCTTGGCTTTTCTTACACCAAATTTTATCACAAGGTGTCGCTCGGTAACAACACGGAAGTGAACGGAACCGAAAGGAAGGTCGATGCTTTGAACATTCAATGGGTCGAACGGGTACAAGATATGGTGGATGTCAACGCTCCGGAACATCGGATCGTCCCTTTAGCGCCGGGGCTCGAAGCGACGGTCGCGAAAGTGGACTCGGAGAACGGTTCTTACGTCCTCAAAGTTTGGAACAAACAGGCAAAACCCGATATTGGAAAGCAGTACAACCTACTATCCGCCCTTCATCGTCAAGGGTTATGCGTTTCCAAGCCTTACGGATGGGGCATCGACTCGGATCACAATCAAGTGCTGCTGACCAGCTACGACGGCATCCCGATTTCAAGATTGGACAAAGAAAAACTGAAGCGCATCGCGCGGATGTTAGTCGAAGTCCACCGTTGCCGCGTGAACGAAAGCGACTTCTCGAACCTCCTTCACCACGAATTTATCGCATATTTTTTTCCCGCTATAGAAATGCACAACGATTTACATGATGTGTTGCTGCGCCTCCTGGAGAAC
Coding sequences:
- a CDS encoding putative holin-like toxin — translated: MIAFATFVIALLTYVGNNYRRK
- a CDS encoding aminoglycoside phosphotransferase family protein, with the protein product MNIQWVERVQDMVDVNAPEHRIVPLAPGLEATVAKVDSENGSYVLKVWNKQAKPDIGKQYNLLSALHRQGLCVSKPYGWGIDSDHNQVLLTSYDGIPISRLDKEKLKRIARMLVEVHRCRVNESDFSNLLHHEFIAYFFPAIEMHNDLHDVLLRLLENVELSQDRLIHGDYNLGNILEESDRFTIIDWTNGQLGDPRYDIAWSVLLMRVYVGERYGGLYYNEFLKLGDYRPEDLEVFEAIASIRWLLLDRIAGLPKGPSTMKRIKTLVRNNRYIHENLI